From Halorientalis litorea:
ACCCGCCGTGAGTCGTGTTGGCGTTCAACAGGAGCGGAAGGTGCCAGAGCGTCCACGCGGCACCGACCAAGAGGCTCGAGACGAGCGCGCTGTACCGGTCCTGAAGGAGCGGGAGCATGAACCCGCGCCAGCCGAGTTCCTCCTGTCCGCCACCCCAGATGGTGCCCCACGCCAGCACGAACAGGTAGATGAGCGGTGACGGTAACGCGCTCACGTCGACCGGGCCGCCGACGAAAACGAACAGCGCGCTCCCGGCCGCGAGGATGACGAGCGGGAGTCCGAGCGCGAGCAGCCACCACTTTGCACCGACGCGCCACTGCAGAAACTGCCCGAACCACGCCCGTAGACTGCCGCCCGACGCCCAGACGACGACTGCCGCACCGACCGGCGGCCCGAACCCCCCGAACCCGGCGAGAATCGACAACGTCCAAGACGCTCCCATCCCCGTCACGACGAGGTACGCCTGTATCGTCCACGTGAACGCGTAGGTGACGAGCAGAAAGCTGGCGATGCGATGGCGGTCGACCAGCGAACGAATGGAGGGTGACATTTGCGAGACAGTCCACGCCGACCGTGATACCGTTACTGGACGGGCAACTGACCGGCACATGCTGCTGTTTCAGCACACGGCTACGGTATCGTCACCCGGCGTGCCCGTACGGTTCGGTCACACGAACCGAACGGTGTCGTCCAGAACCTACGGGACTGTCGGCAGCAGTCTCCCGAGTACAGCGACGCTCGTCGGGAGGAACCGATATTGATTCACCACCGCCAGAAGTCGGTCCCCCGCGTTCCGTTTAGGGGCTTTTAGTGAATGGAACGGGATGCGGGAGTATGGACACACTCCAACCGAACGGCGGGACCCTCCGGGACCATCGATGGTGAACGTCGCGCTCTCGGCGGCACAACTCGTCTTGGCGTTGGTTCTCGTGGTACTGAACGGCTTCTTCGTCGCCGCAGAGTTCGCCTTCGTCCGGATTCGGGGGACCTCTGTCGACCAACTCGCCGAGGAGCGGCGGCCCGGTTCGGGGTCGCTCCAAGAAGTGATGGCGAACCTCGACGACTACCTCGCCACGACGCAACTCGGCATCACTATCGCTTCGCTCGGACTGGGGTGGGTCGGTGAACCCGCGGTGGCGGCACTCATCGACCCCGTCTTGGCACCGATTCTCCCGGCGAATCTCGTCCACCTCGTCGCGTTTGCGGTCGGGTTCAGCCTCATCACGTTTCTCCACGTCGTCTTCGGGGAACTCGCGCCCAAGACACTCGCAATCGCCCAGACCGAGCGACTCTCGCTGTTCCTCGCGCCGCCGATGAAACTCTTCTACTACGTGCTCTACCCGGGCATCGTCGTCTTCAACGGAGCGGCCAACGCGTTTACCCGGTCGCTCGGTGTGCCGCCCGCCTCCGAGACGGACGAGACACTCGGTGAGCGGGAACTCCTCCGGGTACTCACACAGTCCGGCGAGGGCGGGG
This genomic window contains:
- a CDS encoding type II CAAX endopeptidase family protein; its protein translation is MSPSIRSLVDRHRIASFLLVTYAFTWTIQAYLVVTGMGASWTLSILAGFGGFGPPVGAAVVVWASGGSLRAWFGQFLQWRVGAKWWLLALGLPLVILAAGSALFVFVGGPVDVSALPSPLIYLFVLAWGTIWGGGQEELGWRGFMLPLLQDRYSALVSSLLVGAAWTLWHLPLLLNANTTHGGWPLSQQLLWGATIFAGSILWTWMYNSTGSVLAVAVFHAGINSMGLYHPADKDALVPGGVPDPWLNLLAEGTAAVVLVGLVITLVVVYGPERLANRDVPGPAVLGLE